One stretch of bacterium DNA includes these proteins:
- a CDS encoding HAD-IA family hydrolase, with protein sequence MVVRTVTFDVYSAMFDTVAGLTRAVGAFFERRGLAADAAAAARAWRRAQMDYLLLANSLDREPASNRAAIEASARHVLRGYAPPIDDGEMRTLVEAWERLPAWPEAAEVLAEVRRRPLVLGVLSNGDSGMLEALMRTFPVRFDRIVSVEGGKFKPHPSVYRKALAQMEARPEELLHVAGSASDAAGATAAGLRTIWINRAGDAVLDPRFTPAHQSPDLRGVFALL encoded by the coding sequence ATGGTCGTTCGGACCGTCACCTTCGACGTGTATTCTGCGATGTTCGACACGGTCGCCGGCCTCACGCGCGCGGTGGGAGCATTCTTCGAGCGGCGGGGCCTCGCCGCCGACGCGGCGGCCGCCGCCCGCGCGTGGCGCCGGGCGCAGATGGACTACCTCCTCCTGGCGAACTCGCTGGACCGCGAACCGGCCTCGAACCGTGCCGCGATCGAGGCGTCCGCGCGTCATGTGCTGCGCGGGTATGCGCCGCCGATCGACGACGGCGAAATGCGGACCCTCGTCGAGGCGTGGGAGCGGCTGCCGGCCTGGCCGGAGGCCGCGGAGGTCCTGGCGGAGGTACGGCGGCGGCCGCTTGTGCTCGGCGTCCTGTCGAACGGCGACTCCGGGATGCTCGAGGCGCTCATGCGGACCTTTCCCGTCCGGTTCGACCGCATCGTCTCGGTCGAGGGCGGCAAATTCAAGCCGCACCCCTCCGTCTATCGGAAGGCGCTCGCGCAGATGGAAGCGCGCCCCGAGGAACTGCTGCACGTGGCCGGCTCCGCCAGCGATGCGGCCGGGGCCACGGCGGCCGGCCTCCGGACGATCTGGATCAACCGCGCCGGTGACGCGGTGCTGGACCCGCGATTTACTCCGGCGCACCAATCGCCGGATCTGCGGGGCGTATTCGCGCTGCTCTA